The window TCCGTAAGTAGCGGCGAGCGAACGCGGAGGAGCCCAACTTAGCGACGTGGATCAATAATTCATAGCGGAACAGTATGGAAAGGCTGACCAGAGACGGTGATAGTCCGGTACGCGAAATGAATTTTGACCTAGCTAGAACGAGTACCACGGGACACGTGAAACCCTGTGGGAACATGGGAGGACCATCTTCCAAGGCTAAATACTAACCGATGACCGATAGTGAACGAGTACCGTGAGGGAAAGGTGAAAAGAACCCCGGGAGGGGAGTGAAATAGAAACTGAAACCGTTAGCCTACAAGCAGTTGGAGCCCTATGTCTTTGACAGGGTGACAGCGTGCCTTTTGCATAATGAGTCAACGACTTACCCTATGCAGCGAGGTTAAGCCGAGAGGTGGAGCCGCAGCGAAAGCGAGTCTTAACTGGGCGCTTAGTTGTATGGGGTAGACCCGAAGCCGGGTGATCTATCCATGGCCAGGGTGAAGTCTCGGTAACACGAGATGGAGGCCCGAACCGATATAGGTTGAAAACTGTTCGGATGAGCTGTGGATAGGAGTGAAAGGCTAATCAAACTCGGTGATAGCTGGTTTTCTCCGAAATATATTTAGGTATAGCCTCATATGATGACCAACGGAGGTAGAGCACTGACAAGGCTAGGGGTCCCACCGGATTACCAACCCTTTTCAAACTCCGAATGCCGTTGAGTTCTAATATGGGAGTCAGACTACGGGAGATAAGTTCCGTGGTCGAGAGGGAAAGAACCCAGACCGTCAGCTAAGGTCCCCAAATCTATGCTAAGTGGGAAAGGATGTGGAATTGTACATACAACCAGGAGGTTGGCTTAGAAGCAGCAACCCTTTAAAGAAAGCGTAATAGCTCACTGGTCTAATGATACCGCGCCGAAAATTTAACGGGGCTAAGCATAGTACCGAAGCTACGGATTCAAATTTATTTGGATGGTAGGAGAACATTGTGGCCGCCTGAGAAGGTACATCGAAAGAAGTGCTGGAGGTTCCACAAGAGCTTATGTTGACACGAGTAGCGAAAAACAAGGTGAGAAACCTTGTCGCCGAAAGCCTAAGGTTTCCTTTAGTCAAGTTAATCTGCTAAGGGTTAGTCGGCTCCTAAGGCGAGGCCGAGAGGCGTAGTCGATGGGAAACAGGTTAATATTCCTGTACCACTATCATAATGTTATGGTAAGGGGGGACGGAGAAGGTAAGACCATCCGGGCGTTGGTTGTCCCGGTTCAAGCATGTAGGGGTGAGACTTTGGCAAATCCGGGTCTCTTTAACTCTGAGGTGTGATGACGATGTCCTTTGGACAACAAAGTGGTTGGTTCCATGCTTCCAGGAAAATCCTCGTATCTAGTTATGATTGTGACCGTACCGTAAACCGACACAGGTAGGCAGGTAGAGAATACCAAGGCGCTTGAGAGAACTCTGGTTAAGGAACTCGGCAAAATAGCACCGTAACTTCGGGAGAAGGTGTGCCAGCATGGTGATATAATTTACTTATGGAGCCTAGTCTGGTTGCAGTGAAATGGGGGGAGCGACTGTTTACTAAAAACACAGGACTCTGCGAAGTCGAAAGACGAAGTATAGGGTCTGACGCCTGCCCGGTGCCGGAAGGTTAAGGGGACGAGTTAGCGCAAGCGAAGCTTTGAACCGAAGCCCCGGTAAACGGCGGCCGTAACTATAACGGTCCTAAGGTAGCGAAATTCCTTGTCGGGTAAGTTCCGACCTGCACGAATGGCGTAACGATTTCCCCACTGTCTCAACCAGGGACTCAGCGAAACTGTAGTACCGGTGAAGATGCCGGTTACCCGCAACAAGACAGAAAGACCCCGTGAACCTTTACTACAGCTTGGCATTGGTTTTTGAGGTAACATGTGTAGGATAGGTGGGAGACTTTGAAGTGGCCACGCCAGTGGTCATGGAGTCAACCTTGAAATACCACCCTTGTTATCTTAGGAATCTAACCGCGATCCGTTATCCGGATCCGGGACATTGTCTGGTGGGTAGTTTGACTGGGGCGGTCGCCTCCCAAAGAGTAACGGAGGCGCGCGATGGTTCCCTCAGGCTGATTGGAAACCAGCCGTAGAGTGTAAAGGCATAAGGGAGCTTGACTGCGAGACAGACATGTCGAGCAGGTACGAAAGTAGGTCTTAGTGATCCGGCGATTCCGCATGGAAGGGTCGTCGCTCAACGGATAAAAGGTACTCCGGGGATAACAGGCTTATCTCCCCCAAGAGTCCATATCGACGGGGAGGTTTGGCACCTCGATGTCGGCTCATCACATCCTGGGGCTGGAGCAGGTCCCAAGGGTTTGGCTGTTCGCCAATTAAAGTGGTACGCGAGCTGGGTTTAAAACGTCGTGAGACAGTTTGGTCCTTATCTGTTGCGGGCGCAGGAAATTTGAAGAGATCTTCCCCTAGTACGAGAGGACCGGGGTGGACGAACCTATGGTGTTCCAGTTGTTCTGCCAAGGGCATTGCTGGGTAGCTAAGTTCGGAAGGGATAACCGCTGAAAGCATCTAAGCGGGAAGCCCACTCTAAGATGAGATTTCCCATGGCATTAGCCATCTGAAGGCTCGTTGTAGACTACAACGTTGATAGGTCAGGTGTGGAAGCGTGGTAACACGTGGAGCTAACTGATACTAATAAGCCGTGCGGCTTATCCACTTCTTTTGATTAAATACAACTACTACTACCCTACTATTCGATTATCGATTTTTAGTGGGAGTTATCATGATTCATGGTAAAACCCGCAGCCGAAATACCACAGTTTTTCGGCGGTCATAGCGAAGAGGCTCCACCCGTTCCCATTCCGAACACGGAAGTTAAGCTCTTCAGCGCCGATGGTACTGCATGGGAGACTGTGTGGGAGAGTAGGTCGCCGCCGATTCTTTATACAAAAGCCCCGATCAGATTATTTCTGGTCGGGGCTTTTTGTTGTGTAAATTGCGATTGAGCACTGGTCTGAGGGTAAAAGCCAGAAGTAAAACGTAAAGCGTTCTTAAACACTTCTCACTTCTCCCCTCCCCCTATCTGTTCACGACCAAAATGTTTTTCTACAGTCATAGCGAAGAGGCTCCACCCATTCCCATCACGAACACGGAAGTTTCCTGAAAAGTTCACCCCTTCGGTCGAGTCGATATGGCGCCGCTCGCTGCGTCGCTTGCGAGCCCGGTATATAGCCATATTACCGGGCTCACGTCTCCTTACCAGCAGCACCATCCCAACCCGTGAACTTCTCTCAGGATCAGCTCTCGAAGTCTGCCTGCGGTCACTTATCAATCGCCGATGGCACTGCATGGGAGACTGTGTGGGAGAGTAGGTCGCCGCCGATTCTTTATACAAAAGCCCCGATTAGATTCATTCCAATCGGGGCTTTTGTTTTCGAACGTCCAAAGCCCCCTCTCCCCTATCTTTCACAACCAAAAATATTTTTTGTAGTGATAGCGAAGAGGCTCCAGGCGTTCCCATCACGAACGCAAAAGTTTCCTGAACTGTTCACCACTTCGTTCGAATCGATATGGCACACTCAGAAATGGGTGCGGAAAATTGGACAGATCGTTAAGGTCGAGTCAAAACATTCGAGAGGACTTCACTTATGAGACAGCGAAGAAATTTTTCTGCAGAATTCAAAGCAAAGCTTGCCCTTCAAGCATTAACTGGAGAATCAACGCTTGTTGAACTTTCCATGAATAGGTGTTCATGCGAACATGATTACCAGGTGGAAAAGACAGGGCCAGCTAAGCATTTGTCGCCAATGCGAATTGCTCCGTCTCAAACGGTCCACATTTTACTACAAACCCAAGGGCGAAAGTGTAGAAAATCGTGAGCTGATCCTGCCGATAGACGCCCAGTTTCTCGAGACACCTTTTTATGGCACACGGCAAATGAGACGCCACCTGCGAAATCTCAGGTACTCCCTTGGACGACGCAGAGTGAAGCGGCTTATGCGAAAAATTGGACTGGTAGCTATATATCAAAAAACACGAACCAGCACAGCCCACGCGGCTCACAAGAAACAACCATACCTATCGAGAGGGCTGAAAATCGACAGGTATGGTGTACAGACATTACCCATATCACGATACCACGAGGGCCACCTTAATCATACCCCGATCCTGTCCAATGAGCCGGGACCACTTCTCAGGTCGTCCCAGATTCCACATCCAACGTCCCACATCCAACGTCCCACGTCCAACCTCCAACTTCCAACCTCCAACGCCCCCTCTCACCTGCCGTTTCTCCATGTATTATAATTTTGAACTCAGCAATTTCGATCAGTTTCAGGAAATTATGCATGTAATCTATTGTTTTTTTGGGCCATTTAATGCTTGTAAATTAGCCAACCATCCCTCTCTGCTCAATGGACTTCATCATTTAAGCAAAAGAGGCCATCATTCCCTGAACAATTCCTTTTCACCAAAAACACCCTGCAAAATATCCTGATAATTAACAATTCTTCTATCAAATTGATGTGCCAGATGAATAAAATGCACATTACGCCCAACCGCAATGACACCTATTTTGTCTACTCCCTACACCTTAAAAATTTTTTTTATATTTTTTTGATTGTTAAAATTCGTAACCACGGCAGATAATTGTCTTCCACCTTCCATCACGCCACCCTCACAACCTAACCGTTTACATCGCCCCTCAAGGATAAACATTTATCCACAATATCGTGTTGTTGATTCCGGCTTGTCTAACTTGTGTGACACCTTTACTATCGTTATCTATTAGATAAAAGGTATCAATTCACCTTATGAAGCCTTAACATAGTACTGATTGTAAGTGAAAATCGCTCGTAGCAAGATCTCTAAAAAGGTTGCCAGTCTTTTGAGGTTTCGCTAAGATCGAATCGTTCCGGTTCAAGGGGATCTGACCCTTAAATTATAATTGCTGTTTTTTTAATGAAGCACAGTGGCTAACAGGATTTTCATACACCTTTGTCTATGTGTCCCGTTATCCTTTAAGCTATAGTACGTCCTTCAAGAGCATCATTCGATCCCCCCACTCTAACGGAGTAAGAGATGAAAGAGAAAGCTGTAGGATTATCTGCGCCCAGGAAAGACGATGTTGAAGCAAAGAGTCCTTTAATGGAACGCTCTCATATCAAAAAGGATACCTATTTTAACTGCTGGTGCCCTCATTGCGACAAAGCTCTCAACGAAGAGGGCAAGGCCGTCTTCCAAATTGTTAACAGCCGTGGAGAAACCGGTATCAGCAGGGTTACTCCCTCCCTCAACGTTCTTGATCGAGAAAGTAATATTCATGTCGAGGACGATGAAGAACTGACTGATGTTCTCTGCCCTCACTGTAACACGTCACTTATTGAACCGGACCAACTCTGCAAAGAGGACGGGTGCAAGCTCGTTAAATTCAATGTCTCGGTTTCCAATTCGATAAAATTGAAACTCTTGCTCTGTGTCCGCCGGACGTGCCGCTGGTACACGATGAGCGAGGAAGACAACGAACGACTTATTTTAAGGGATAGTCATGAGTGGTAGCCACAGGAAGCGTAGGAACTGGATACGATCACTAACGGTCGTGACAATTATTGCCGGGGCCGGGGCCGTTTTGAGCGGTTTTGTCCCTAACGAACCTGCTGAAACAAATAGACTCTATTTGCAAAGCAGCGCAGGTGCAGTTTTGTTTGATCACAGCAAACACAGCAGTAACGCAGAGTCATGTGCTGTTTGTCATCATGAACTTTATAGCGCCGAGCCTGTCACTGCATGCATCGAATGTCATGATGAAGGGTTTTCCGCCGATGATGTCAGCCATGACCGACTCAAGGAAATCCACAGTCGCGACTGCTCTACCTGTCACGAACAAAACAGTGACAACGTCGAAGCAATTTCCTGCAGAGAGTGCCATCCCGGCGCTCAGCAGAGTGAACCGGATTCAATCAGCTGTACAGAATGTCACGATGATGATTATTCGCCGGAAATCATGGAGCACGATGAGTATCTTGAAATAGAAGAACATACCTGTCTGGGATGTCATTCTCCAGGTACAATCTCTGAGGTATTTCATTTAAATTGTTCTAACTGCCATCTTGAGACCGCTCCAGACAGATTCGCCACCGATAGTGGAGAAGTGTCATGCGGTGCATGCCACTTACGATGAGGAATTTATAATGCAGGGACTGCTGAAATTATTCAAGAAAAAGCCAATGCTTAAGGCTTTGACAAACTATGATCCTGAGATTCGCCAGGTTCCTGATCCCGATCGGGTAGTCATCCCCATCGAGTATCCTGGCAGGGTTCGATATCAGCCCACAGTTGCAATAGATGACGTAGTACGCAAAGGACAGGTTATCGCAAAATCCCCTATTGGAAACTGTCTCTGTGCCTCTATCAGCGGTACAGTCAAAGACATTACCAGTATCTGGACAGCTCAGAGCTACCATTCTCCAGCCATTATCATTGAGGGTAATGGAGAAGAGCCCATAGATCCCGAGGAACTCTTTGCGAGTACCGCGGCCGCCTCTTCAACAGATGATTATGAAATCGCGCTGAAACGTCTTCGTACCGCAGGCGTCGCTCCGCCCTGGTCCATGTCCGGGCGCGAATACAGTGATGACGATGAGGTAATTCCCGCTTTGCCGCCAATCAAGGCCTTCATCGTTACGGGTGTCCGCCAGGAGCCAACCATTGTCACCTCGCAAATTCTTCTGGAGCAACATGCTGACAAAGTGGCTGAAGGACTTCAACGGATAGGTGCACTGCTCCCCGGTGCCCGTGTATGCATGACTCTACCCCAGCAGTTCCGCTCCTGGGCATGGCAGAAATTTGCGGACATTGCCGAACTTGAATTCATTCCTCAACATTATTCAGGGCGCATCGAGCGTGATATCGTCTCCAAAATTGTGGGTCAGAGAATACCGAACCGTGAAAGCTACAGGTACCACGGAATAGCAGTACTTGATGTCGAGTTTTTACTCGCCATGGTTGACGCTCTTAATGGAAAGTCATCACTCACCCAGAAATGTGTCACCATCAGCGGCCCCGATATCGAGCAGGCTATTACAGTTCGTTTTCCATTGGGCAGTTCCATCGCCCATATACTTACCAGCCAGGGCTTGAATCCTTCAGATTATTCCCGGCACGTGGTTGGCGGCCCAATGATGGGATTTGCCCAGTATACTGACTCGACACCGCTCACCTATAACAACGGTATCTATCTCATTACCGAGGATCTCTCACCTTTCGATAGCATCGCCCCTTGTATCAACTGTGGTAGATGCGCCCGTGCCTGTCCAGAAAACATCCAGGTACATCTGGTGAACAGAATGATAGAGTTCGGACAAATCCAGGAAGCAAAGAACTATCACCCGGAAGCTTGCCACGAGTGTGGGCTCTGCGCCGGCGTATGTCCTGCAGAGAGACCAATCGTTCAGCTCCTCCATTTCTGCAATCACGAAATGGTTCACGGTGAGCGTTACAACTGGATTACGGGAGACAACCAATGAAAGAAATACAATCGTTCCAACAGCAGTCTCCTCCAGAGACACACATGCTTGATGTTGCCGTGGGCCCCCACTATCGGCTTGGCAGCGGACTGGCGGAAATCTACCAGCGCTGGGTTGTTGCCCTCGTACCCGCCATGCTCGCCAGTGTATATTATTTTGGCCCTGCTGCCGTGCGCATCTTCGGCCTATGCGTTCTTTTCTCGGTTCTCATCGATCTGGTATCAGAAAAGCTCGCTCCTTCCCGGGATCTTACCTCCAACTGGAGCAGCGTTAGCCTGGGACTGCTCCTCGCATTCATGATGCCCCTCAACGCGTCATGGTGGCTGGTTCTCATCGGTTGTCTGGTCATGATCGGGATAGGCAAAAAATTCTTTGGCGGAGTAGGAGCCTACCCTGCTCAGCCCGCAGTTCTTGCGTTGGCTGTTCTGCATCTTTCCTGGCCTGCCCGGATGGATCACACAGCCGCCCTCAAAGATCTCGACTGGTCAGTTACCATGGTCGAACCTCTGAGACTGTTGAAGTCCATGGGAGCCGGGGCAGAGTCTTACTACAGTTCACTCGATCTTCTGGTCGGCCGGCAGATAGCAGGCACAGCAGAGGGGATGGTGCTGTTTATTCTTATAGGCGGAATATTTCTGCTTGCACTGCGTGAAATCCAGTGGCAATTACCAGCAGGTTTCCTGATCGGTCTGTTAACTACCGCGGCCCTGCTGCATAAGACCAATCCCGAACTCTTCGCAAGCCCTGCATTTTACCTGCTGAGCGGAGGTACAGTATTCATGGGATTTTTCCTCCTTACAGACCACACCACCTCACCCGTAAACAAACTGCCTCTTTTTCTTTACGGTGTTCTTGCCGGTGTGTTACTGATTCTCGTCCGGGGGTACTCCAAACATGTTGACGGCATCGTCTTCGCCGTGCTGCTGGCCAATCTCTGCGCACCTCTGCTCGATATGATCAAACCGAAAGTCAAGGGGGCTAAAAATGTCTGAGATAGTACGCATGGTGGTGGTGCTCTCCCTGATTGCCGGGTTCTGCTCTGCCGCCCTCACCGCAGCCAACGTCAAGCTCGCACCCAAAATAGAGGAACAGACCGATCTCTATGTGAGGGGTCCCGCACTTGAGCGACTCTTTAACAAACCTGCCAAGGAAGTACTGGGTAATAAAGTGGTCATGGAGTTGAACGAGCAAGAGATCCCAGTATTTTTCACCATAAAGGATCAAAAGGTTTCCACAATTGCCGTTGAGGCCATTGGCAAAGGCGGTTACGGCGGGGACCTCAAACTGATGATCGGTATTGACCTCGCCGCCGAACGCATGACAGGCATGGAGGTGGTCAGCCACAGCGAGACCCCAGGCCTTGGAGCCAGAATCGAAGAAATTACTTTCAGGAAACAATGGCAAGACTTACCGACGGACAGCCCCATAGCACTCACAGCTGACGGTGGCCAGATCGATGCCATCAGCGGCGCTTCATTTACATCAGGCGCTGCGGTGAGAGGTACCAACGAAGTAATAAACTATGTACGTGACTACAGAGATGAGATCATTCAAGCGATCTCCAAGCTTCAAAAGGATGCGTAGCTATGGCTGAGAAACTTCAACAAACACTTACTGCCGGACTTTGGAAGAGAATACCACCCTTTCGCCTGGTGCTTGGATTATGTCCATCACTGGCGGTTACCATGTCCGCAGAGAACGGATTCGGTATGGGCCTCGCAACCGCCTTTGTACTGATCCTCTCCAATGGTGCTATTTCCGCGTTACGCAATATCATCCCCAGCAAGGTGCGTATCGCTTCATACATCGTCATTATTGCAACACTGGTCTCAATCGTTGAGATCATTATGAAAGCGTATTTTTTCCCTCTTTCCGAACAGCTCGGCATCTACATTCCCCTGATCGTCGTTAACTGCATCGTTCTCGGTCGGGCGGAAGGGTTCGCATCCAAAAATCCTCCGTTCAACTCGATGGTCGACGGCTTAAGTGTCGGCGCAGGATATGCCCTGTCACTGACCCTTATCGGTTCTGTCCGCGAGATCTTCGGTGCCGGAACCTGGTTTGGATTGCCAGTCTTTGGTGAAGCTTTCGAGCCAATGACTTTTCTTGTATCAGCGCCAGGTGCCTTTGTTACCATCGGGTCCCTGCTCGCTCTCCAAAACCTCTTCTCCCGCTGGCGCGGCGAGAAGTTTATACAGGGATAAGGGGGATAACAGCTATGGACCTTATTTATCTTGCTATTTCAGCAACTTTCGTCAACAACATTCTGTTGGCCCAATATTTAGGCAACTGCCCGTTTCTTGGTGTTTCCAAAAAACTTGAAACGGCCATGGGTATGGCGGCGGCAATCGTCTTCGTGACACTGCTTGCCTCCATTTTCACCTGGTCGGTTTTCACCTATGTTCTCCAGCCGTATGATCTGGAATTCCTGAAGACGCTGAGCTTCATCCTGATCATCGCCTCACTGGTTCAGCTGGTGGAAATCATCTTAAAGAAAAAGAGTCGAACACTCTACAATGCGTTGGGAGTCTACCTGCCCCTGATCACCACGAACTGTGCTGTCATGGGTGTGGCTCTGCTCATCGCCAAAAATGAAATGGGGTTTGTAAATATGCTGGTCTTTTCAACGACCAGCGCCCTTGGTTATGGCCTGGCCCTGATCTTGTTTGCCGGCATTCGTGTACGGCTGCAAATCTCTGCTGTGCCGCATTCATTACAAGGCACAGCTATCGCGCTGGTAACAGCGGGAATCATGGCTTTGGCTTTTATGGGCTTTCAAGGAATGGCCTAAGTTGCCCGGTTATAACCTAACAGGGAATTAAGGAGAATTATTGTGACTACCCCGGTACTCCTATTAGTCGGAATCGCTTTTGTGGCCGCTGTCATTCTTGGCATAGCAGCCCGAATTTTTCATGTGGAGGAAGATCCCCGAATCGAAGCTGTGACCAACCTTCTGCCAGGCGCCAACTGTGGTGGATGTGGACAGGCTGGCTGCAGCGCCTCAGCCGAGGCAATGGTTAAGGGAGAATTAGAAGTAAATGCCTGTGTGGTTGGCGGCACTGAAACCGCTGAAGCCATTGGCGCGTATCTCGGTTACGACGTAGCAGGTTCAGAACCTTCTCTCGCCTGTGCTACCTGTGAAGGCGGCTACAGAGCCGCCCGTAAATATAACTACTCCGGCATGGAGGACTGCCGCGCCGCCCTCCAGCTTTATCATGGTTACATACGCTGTGAAAATGGCTGTCTTGGCCTGGGTTCCTGCCGTAAGGCCTGTAAGTTCGGCGCGATCACTATGGACCCTGAATCGGGACTGCCACAATTTCATCCCGACCGTTGCGTGGGCTGTGGCAGTTGTGTTGCCGCCTGCCCGAAAGGAATCATCAAGCTGGTTGGCGAAAAAACCAGGATTCTGCACTGGAACCAGTATACCCAATGCCTTTCACCATGCCGCCAGAGATGTCCGGCCCAGATCAACATTCCGAAATATCTGGCCCATGCACGTAACGGAGAGTACGGTGCCGCATTGGCGACCGTAAAAGACAACAACCCGTTACCTGTTGCAACCGGTCGAGTCTGTCCTGAACTGTGCGCCACCGAATGTCGTCGCCAAACACAGGACGACCCACTGGCCATTAATGCAGTCAAACGCTTTGTTGCCGACTGGGAACGCAACAGCGGCGAGCGTATGCAGGTCTCAATTGCACCCGATACCGGGAAAAAGGTTGCAGTAGTTGGTGCAGGTCCATCAGGTCTGACGGCTGCATACTATCTCAGACGCCTTGGTCATCATGTTGAAATTTTTGAACAAATGCCTAAACTTGGCGGCATGCCTCTTTACGGCATTCCGGATTACCGTCTGTCCGAGGAACAGTATGAATGGGACATCGACGGGGTTCTCGAACTCGGCGTTGAGGCACACACCGGTGTCAAGCTTGGACGAGATTTCAATATTCACGCACTCAAGGCCCAGGGGTTTGATGCAATCTTTCTTGCCATCGGTCTTTGGCAGGGCCGCCTGTTGCCGTTCGAGGGTAAGGAATTAAAAGGTATCTATAGCGGTATCGATTACCTGAGACGTTTCCACACAGACGAGGAGATCATCAAAGGGAAAAGATTCGTTATCATCGGTGCCGGTAACGTAGCCATGGATTGCGCCCGTTCCGCCCTCAGGGCCGGGGCAGAAGAGGTGATCCTTACCTTCCGTTTCTCCCGTGACCTGATGGAGGCCAATGCCCACGAAATAACGGACGCGGAAAACGAAGGTGTTATCATGCGCTGCCTGCTTTCCCCGGTTCGCTTTGTCGGTGAAGATGGCAAACTGACCGGTATGGAAGTGCAGGAAGTTACCCTGAAACAAAACCCGGGCAGCTTGCCTGACTGTATCCCCGTTGAAGGCTCTAATGAAATTATCCCCTGTGACGTAGTCATTCAAGCTGTCGGCCAGGCAGCCGAACTGGATGAAATTGTCGAAGCAGACGGCTTGGAGCGAACCCGTTACGGTACCATCGACGGTAAAGAGGAAACACTTGAGACCAACATTGAAGGTGTCTTTACAGGCGGCGACTGTTTCACCGGCCCTCGCCTCCTGGTCGAAGCGGTGGCCGGCGGCAGATACGCTGCCCGCTCGATTCATTACTATGTAACTACCGGGGAGATTCCACCCATCGAGGACAGGCAACGCGAGATGGTGCCTCAGGCAATGGTCGACTCGCTCATCAACGTAGCTCCACTCAATAGTAGAGCTGTTAAACCAATGATCTCACTTGAAGAACGAATGGGCAACTTCAGAGAGGTGGAAGGCACGATCAGTGAGCAACAGTGTCTGACGGAATCCCAAAGATGTCTCAATTGCGGTATCTACTGTTATGATCAGAATGATCTGCCCCAATCTGAGATTCGCCAGGCCACATCCTGCCCTAACGAACCGCATATAGCAGAAAAAAAACAGGCTGAAAAGGCTGATTAACAGCACCCTGGATAACAGAATTCCCGTCTATACAGGGGTCCCGTAAATTTGGGACCCCTGTTCTTTTCAGGATCCACTATCTGGAAAGAACCGAACCCGACAGGTCACCGGCTTCTTCAGATAAGCAC of the Desulfosediminicola ganghwensis genome contains:
- a CDS encoding FMN-binding protein, whose translation is MSEIVRMVVVLSLIAGFCSAALTAANVKLAPKIEEQTDLYVRGPALERLFNKPAKEVLGNKVVMELNEQEIPVFFTIKDQKVSTIAVEAIGKGGYGGDLKLMIGIDLAAERMTGMEVVSHSETPGLGARIEEITFRKQWQDLPTDSPIALTADGGQIDAISGASFTSGAAVRGTNEVINYVRDYRDEIIQAISKLQKDA
- a CDS encoding RnfABCDGE type electron transport complex subunit D; the encoded protein is MKEIQSFQQQSPPETHMLDVAVGPHYRLGSGLAEIYQRWVVALVPAMLASVYYFGPAAVRIFGLCVLFSVLIDLVSEKLAPSRDLTSNWSSVSLGLLLAFMMPLNASWWLVLIGCLVMIGIGKKFFGGVGAYPAQPAVLALAVLHLSWPARMDHTAALKDLDWSVTMVEPLRLLKSMGAGAESYYSSLDLLVGRQIAGTAEGMVLFILIGGIFLLALREIQWQLPAGFLIGLLTTAALLHKTNPELFASPAFYLLSGGTVFMGFFLLTDHTTSPVNKLPLFLYGVLAGVLLILVRGYSKHVDGIVFAVLLANLCAPLLDMIKPKVKGAKNV
- a CDS encoding 4Fe-4S dicluster domain-containing protein, which translates into the protein MQGLLKLFKKKPMLKALTNYDPEIRQVPDPDRVVIPIEYPGRVRYQPTVAIDDVVRKGQVIAKSPIGNCLCASISGTVKDITSIWTAQSYHSPAIIIEGNGEEPIDPEELFASTAAASSTDDYEIALKRLRTAGVAPPWSMSGREYSDDDEVIPALPPIKAFIVTGVRQEPTIVTSQILLEQHADKVAEGLQRIGALLPGARVCMTLPQQFRSWAWQKFADIAELEFIPQHYSGRIERDIVSKIVGQRIPNRESYRYHGIAVLDVEFLLAMVDALNGKSSLTQKCVTISGPDIEQAITVRFPLGSSIAHILTSQGLNPSDYSRHVVGGPMMGFAQYTDSTPLTYNNGIYLITEDLSPFDSIAPCINCGRCARACPENIQVHLVNRMIEFGQIQEAKNYHPEACHECGLCAGVCPAERPIVQLLHFCNHEMVHGERYNWITGDNQ
- a CDS encoding cytochrome c3 family protein — its product is MSGSHRKRRNWIRSLTVVTIIAGAGAVLSGFVPNEPAETNRLYLQSSAGAVLFDHSKHSSNAESCAVCHHELYSAEPVTACIECHDEGFSADDVSHDRLKEIHSRDCSTCHEQNSDNVEAISCRECHPGAQQSEPDSISCTECHDDDYSPEIMEHDEYLEIEEHTCLGCHSPGTISEVFHLNCSNCHLETAPDRFATDSGEVSCGACHLR
- a CDS encoding electron transport complex protein RnfA translates to MDLIYLAISATFVNNILLAQYLGNCPFLGVSKKLETAMGMAAAIVFVTLLASIFTWSVFTYVLQPYDLEFLKTLSFILIIASLVQLVEIILKKKSRTLYNALGVYLPLITTNCAVMGVALLIAKNEMGFVNMLVFSTTSALGYGLALILFAGIRVRLQISAVPHSLQGTAIALVTAGIMALAFMGFQGMA
- a CDS encoding IS3 family transposase — its product is MITRWKRQGQLSICRQCELLRLKRSTFYYKPKGESVENRELILPIDAQFLETPFYGTRQMRRHLRNLRYSLGRRRVKRLMRKIGLVAIYQKTRTSTAHAAHKKQPYLSRGLKIDRYGVQTLPISRYHEGHLNHTPILSNEPGPLLRSSQIPHPTSHIQRPTSNLQLPTSNAPSHLPFLHVL
- a CDS encoding FAD-dependent oxidoreductase gives rise to the protein MTTPVLLLVGIAFVAAVILGIAARIFHVEEDPRIEAVTNLLPGANCGGCGQAGCSASAEAMVKGELEVNACVVGGTETAEAIGAYLGYDVAGSEPSLACATCEGGYRAARKYNYSGMEDCRAALQLYHGYIRCENGCLGLGSCRKACKFGAITMDPESGLPQFHPDRCVGCGSCVAACPKGIIKLVGEKTRILHWNQYTQCLSPCRQRCPAQINIPKYLAHARNGEYGAALATVKDNNPLPVATGRVCPELCATECRRQTQDDPLAINAVKRFVADWERNSGERMQVSIAPDTGKKVAVVGAGPSGLTAAYYLRRLGHHVEIFEQMPKLGGMPLYGIPDYRLSEEQYEWDIDGVLELGVEAHTGVKLGRDFNIHALKAQGFDAIFLAIGLWQGRLLPFEGKELKGIYSGIDYLRRFHTDEEIIKGKRFVIIGAGNVAMDCARSALRAGAEEVILTFRFSRDLMEANAHEITDAENEGVIMRCLLSPVRFVGEDGKLTGMEVQEVTLKQNPGSLPDCIPVEGSNEIIPCDVVIQAVGQAAELDEIVEADGLERTRYGTIDGKEETLETNIEGVFTGGDCFTGPRLLVEAVAGGRYAARSIHYYVTTGEIPPIEDRQREMVPQAMVDSLINVAPLNSRAVKPMISLEERMGNFREVEGTISEQQCLTESQRCLNCGIYCYDQNDLPQSEIRQATSCPNEPHIAEKKQAEKAD
- the rsxE gene encoding electron transport complex subunit RsxE, which codes for MAEKLQQTLTAGLWKRIPPFRLVLGLCPSLAVTMSAENGFGMGLATAFVLILSNGAISALRNIIPSKVRIASYIVIIATLVSIVEIIMKAYFFPLSEQLGIYIPLIVVNCIVLGRAEGFASKNPPFNSMVDGLSVGAGYALSLTLIGSVREIFGAGTWFGLPVFGEAFEPMTFLVSAPGAFVTIGSLLALQNLFSRWRGEKFIQG